A genomic window from Bacillota bacterium includes:
- a CDS encoding TldD/PmbA family protein, which yields MVARDILEEVLSRALSLGGDFSEIFVEDRVINSIRMVNGKIDDVISGRDHGAGIRIMKGYRSVYAYTNDTGRTALLDTAYKAACALKEGEQDLNITLTERIPSNIHQILYVPSSVDNQKKATIVKTAYKAAKDYAPEILQVTVGYGDVDQKILIANSEGLLVEDRRVRTRLFIQSIASDGNENQTGFEGPGRYMGFEMFEIIDPEYYAKEASRTAVTMLHADLCPAGRMPVVIDNGFGGVIFHEACGHALEATSVAKGHSVFAGKIGEKIASEKVTAIDDGTIPNLWGSINIDDEGIPTQRKVLIENGILKTYMIDKLNGRRMGMAPNGSSRRQSYKYAPTSRMTNTYIAPGSDENDDIIASIPEGLYAKKMGGGSVNPVTGEFNFAVAEGYLIRNGKVNKPVRGATLIGKGSEILFKIDMVGKDMQMGQGMCGSLSGSVPTNVGQPMIRVSEITVGGR from the coding sequence ATGGTTGCAAGAGATATTCTTGAAGAAGTCCTGTCCAGGGCTTTATCTCTAGGAGGGGATTTTTCTGAAATATTTGTAGAGGACAGGGTAATAAATAGTATCAGAATGGTAAATGGAAAGATTGATGATGTGATTTCAGGCAGGGACCATGGTGCAGGAATAAGGATAATGAAAGGTTATAGAAGTGTATATGCCTATACTAACGATACCGGTAGGACTGCATTACTTGATACGGCTTATAAAGCTGCATGTGCCTTAAAGGAAGGAGAACAGGATTTGAATATTACTCTGACTGAAAGAATACCTTCAAATATACATCAAATCTTGTATGTACCTTCATCAGTGGATAACCAAAAAAAAGCAACTATTGTAAAAACCGCATATAAGGCAGCAAAGGATTATGCTCCTGAGATTCTCCAGGTGACTGTGGGATATGGTGATGTAGACCAGAAAATATTAATCGCGAACAGTGAAGGCTTACTGGTGGAAGACAGGAGGGTAAGGACCCGTCTTTTTATTCAGTCCATAGCCAGTGATGGAAATGAAAACCAGACAGGCTTTGAAGGCCCCGGGAGGTATATGGGTTTTGAAATGTTTGAAATAATTGATCCTGAATATTATGCAAAGGAGGCAAGCAGGACGGCGGTGACAATGCTTCATGCAGACCTGTGTCCTGCAGGAAGAATGCCTGTAGTTATAGATAACGGCTTCGGTGGTGTAATATTTCATGAAGCATGCGGCCATGCTCTTGAAGCTACTTCTGTTGCAAAGGGACATTCAGTTTTTGCGGGTAAAATTGGAGAAAAAATTGCCTCAGAAAAGGTAACAGCCATTGATGATGGAACAATACCAAACTTATGGGGTTCAATCAATATTGACGATGAAGGCATACCTACACAACGAAAGGTGCTGATTGAAAATGGAATACTCAAGACATATATGATAGACAAACTTAATGGCAGAAGGATGGGAATGGCACCTAATGGAAGCTCAAGGAGGCAGTCATATAAATATGCTCCCACATCAAGGATGACAAATACATATATTGCGCCGGGGAGTGACGAAAATGACGATATAATTGCTTCAATACCTGAAGGTCTGTATGCTAAAAAAATGGGTGGAGGTTCTGTAAATCCTGTTACCGGGGAATTTAACTTTGCTGTGGCGGAGGGCTACCTTATCAGAAACGGTAAGGTGAATAAACCTGTAAGAGGAGCTACTTTAATAGGCAAAGGTTCGGAAATACTGTTTAAAATTGATATGGTAGGCAAAGACATGCAGATGGGGCAGGGAATGTGTGGATCATTAAGCGGTAGTGTGCCTACAAATGTGGGTCAGCCGATGATTAGGGTCTCGGAAATTACTGTAGGTGGGAGGTAA